In the bacterium genome, TGGGCCGGTCGGCGCCGACGGCGAGGGATCCGAAGGCGGACATCCGCAGGGTCACGGCCACCACGGGCTCATCCGATGTATGGCCATAAAGCGAGCCGTGGATGTTACGGAACTCCGCGCACACCCCTTCGGGGCTGAGCTCGGTGGACGCGACCGGGACGTTCAACTCGAAGCCCTGCCCCCGGTAGCGGCAGTCGATGGATGGCTCCACGCGGACTTGACGGTCCTCTATCCCGTCCGCCCGGAGCCGGGCACGTAGTGACTCCCCGGTCGTTTCGAACCACCGGGCGATGTCACCGATGGAGGAATTGTCGACGGTGGTCAGCACCGTGGCCGACTCGTCGATCCTGAGGTCCGTCGCCAGCAGGCCCGCCGCGGAGAAGAGGCCGGGGTGCCGTGGGATGACCGCCTCCGGCATGGACAGGTCCCTGATCAGCCGGCCGGCATGGAGCGGCCCGGCCCCGCCGAATGCCACCAGGGCGTACCGCCTGGGATCCTCACCTCGATCTATCGAAACTCTCCGGATGGCGGCCTCGAGATGGGCATTGGCGATGGCCAGCACGCCTTCGGCCGTGGCCTGCGGGTTCAGCCCCAGACCGGCGCCCACTCCGGCGATCGCATCGAGGGCCGCTCCCCGGTCCAGGGTGAGGCTGCCGCCCAGAGCGGTCAGCTCGCCGAGGGTGCCGGCCACCAGGTGCGCGTCGGTGAGGGTGGCGTTCCGACCCCCTCGCCCGTACGCGGCAGGTCCGGGATCCGCTCCGGCGCTCGCCGGACCGACCTTGAGGGCGCCCGACCGGTCGACCGCGACGATGCTCCCGCCTCCGGCTCCAGCCGAATGGATGTCGAGGGACGGGGACAGTATCGGGTGGGATTCGATGTGCCGCATCGGGGACACGGAAGCCAGCCCGTTCCGGATCAGGCAGACATCCGCCGACGTACCACCGATGTCGAGGGACAGCAGGTGCGTCCGCCCGGTGGCCGCTCCCAGGGCCACCGCTCCCGCGACGCCGGCCGCAGGTCCGGAGACCAGGAGCTTGTGAGCCTCGCCCTCCGCCCGCGCCGCCGGCACGCCTCCCCCGTTGGACTGCATAACCAGGAAAGTCCCGGGGATTCCGAGGTCCCGTATCCCATCCTCGGCTCGCTGCAGGTAGTCCCGGACCACCGGACGGAGCCCGGCGTTGACGGCCGTCGTTACGGTCCGGGGATACTCCCGGAACTCGTTTGCCACCTCGGAGGATCGGGAGACCGCCAGGCCCGGACACGCGGCCTCGAGGGCGTCGGCGAGCGTGCGCTCGTGGCTGTCGTCCAGGTAGCTGAACAGGAAGGAGATGGCGACCGCCTCCGGATCCCGTGACGCGACCTCGTTGACGGCTCTGCCGGTCTCCGATGCCGTGAGGGCCCGGACGGTTCCGGTTGCGGTGACACGTTCGTCCACCTCGATCCGATCACCGCGCGGAATGAACTCCCTCGGGCGGCTCTGGCGCAGGTCGTACGCGTCGGGACGGGAACCCGAGCGATAGGTCAATATGTCGCGGAATCCCTTGGTCGTGAGGAGGACAACCCGGGCCAGCATGTCGTTGATGACCGCGTTGGTGGCGATGGTGGTGCCGTGGAACACCAGGGACACCTCCTCGAACGCCATCCCGCGACGGCCGAGAGCCGAGAGGGCGTCGAGCAGGCCCAGTGCCGGATCGGCGGGGACGGTGGGCACCTTGGCCGTGAGCCGCTGCCCGATCCCGTCGTCTGCGACCACGTCGGTGAATGTGCCACCGATGTCGATGGCGACGGTCCATGTCATCCGCAGGAACTCAGACCGGCCAGGCCCTCTCGTTGTAGGCCATGTCCCAGAACATCTGCTCCAGGCGGCTGCTGGTGCGGAAGATGTCCTCGATCCTTGCCAGGTCCGAACTGCTCATGCCCTCGCAGAGTCGTTCGAGCTTGTCCTTGACCTCTTCGAGCGTGTCCCAGTACTCCTGCCCTCCGAAGAACTCGATCCAGGTGCGGTAGACCTGGTGATCCGGAGCATCGGCCAGCCGTTCCCTGCCGATCTCCCCGTAGCTCCAGGCGCAGGGTGTCAGCGAGGCCATGATGTCGGCGGCTCGACCCTCGTAGGCCACGGTCAGCAGGTGGCGGGTGTAGGCCAACGTCCCGGGCTCCATCACCACCTCTTCGGTCGCCCCCGGAACCATCTGGCGGACCTCGTCGAGCAGCTGGCGGTTCTTGGGTAGCTCGAAGTCGACGATGTTGCTCACGATGGCGGCGAAGTCCCGCATGGTGTCCTCATCATCGGCCTTCGCCACACCGAGGGCCATCGCCCTCGCCAGCTCCCTGAGGAAGACGATGTTCTGGCCGATGTAGAAGGCGAACTTCCGCTCCGGAAGGGTGCCGGCGGTCAGTTCATCCACGAACGGATGGCTGTGCAGCTCGTGCCAGATGTCCCTGCAGCTGTCTCGGAGCTTTTCGCAAACGCTGCTCATCGACCGGCACCTCCTCCGATGCGCCGGCCGCCGCCGAAGCCTGCCGGACCGGTCGTGGTGTTGTACTCGTATCCAAGGGCCATGGGCTCCTCCGCCCACGGGCGGTAGAAGTCGAACAGGTACGGCTCGACCTCGAACGCCAACTCGGCCCACCGGGCCCATGGCTCCTCCAGATCGAACAGCCCCCTCGCTATCGCCTCGTTGTACTCGTCCCGGATCTGCTGCTCGTTGATCGTGGTAATCACGCCGTTGTCGAGGACCACCTTCCCGGCGACCAGCACCGTCTCGATGTCCGTGCCGTCGGCCCGGTCCAGGATCACGTCGAGCACCGGGCTCACGTAGAACCGCGCCGGTCTCTCGAACACCCGCTTGCGGTCGAGGATGAGCAGGTCGGCGTCCTTACCCACCGCCAGGCTGCCGATGCGGTCCTCGGCGCGGGCGGCCCGCGCCCCGGACGTGGCCGCGGATCGCAGGAGCGCCTCGGAGTTGAGCCGGCCGTGCTCGGGTTCCGGCCCTCGGGGCAGCCGCTGGAGATAAGCGCCCAGGCGAACCTCCTGGAGCATGTCGTCCCGCTCGGAGAAGGAGATGGCATCGGTACCGAACGCCAGCCCTCCACCTGCGTCAAGGATGTCGCGGACGCGGCACACCCCGGTGCTCAGCCGGAGGTTCGAGCCGGGGTTGCTCGCCGCCACGGCGCCGCTGTCGGCCAGGATCTCGATGTCACGGTCGGTGGCCCACACGAAGTGTGATAGCGACACATCCGGCCCGAGGAGGCCGATGTCATCCAGCCGTTGCATGGCCGTGACGCCGAAGCGCCGGATGTTGTACTGCATCTCCGACCGGGTCTCCAGGCAATGGGTCATGATCCCCGTGTCGTAGTCGGTGGCGATGGCCCGGCAACGGCGGTAGAGGTCGTCGGACACCGCCGGGGTCCAGTCCGGCGCCAGCAGGACGCGAAGCCTGTCGTCCCGGCGGTCCCAGGTCGCGGCTGCATCCTCATAAGCGGCTATGACGTCGTCGCTCGGCAGGGCGTAACCCATCGGTGAGTTACGCACCTCCTCGGCCAGCCCTTCGGGCAGT is a window encoding:
- a CDS encoding hydantoinase/oxoprolinase family protein, encoding MTWTVAIDIGGTFTDVVADDGIGQRLTAKVPTVPADPALGLLDALSALGRRGMAFEEVSLVFHGTTIATNAVINDMLARVVLLTTKGFRDILTYRSGSRPDAYDLRQSRPREFIPRGDRIEVDERVTATGTVRALTASETGRAVNEVASRDPEAVAISFLFSYLDDSHERTLADALEAACPGLAVSRSSEVANEFREYPRTVTTAVNAGLRPVVRDYLQRAEDGIRDLGIPGTFLVMQSNGGGVPAARAEGEAHKLLVSGPAAGVAGAVALGAATGRTHLLSLDIGGTSADVCLIRNGLASVSPMRHIESHPILSPSLDIHSAGAGGGSIVAVDRSGALKVGPASAGADPGPAAYGRGGRNATLTDAHLVAGTLGELTALGGSLTLDRGAALDAIAGVGAGLGLNPQATAEGVLAIANAHLEAAIRRVSIDRGEDPRRYALVAFGGAGPLHAGRLIRDLSMPEAVIPRHPGLFSAAGLLATDLRIDESATVLTTVDNSSIGDIARWFETTGESLRARLRADGIEDRQVRVEPSIDCRYRGQGFELNVPVASTELSPEGVCAEFRNIHGSLYGHTSDEPVVAVTLRMSAFGSLAVGADRPTGESFRSPTPVAKRLMKLREMPRPAEVPVYRRDDLGPGARLAGPCVVEQPDATTVVLDGQSTRVDRYQNLIIREAAD
- the tenA gene encoding thiaminase II, with translation MSSVCEKLRDSCRDIWHELHSHPFVDELTAGTLPERKFAFYIGQNIVFLRELARAMALGVAKADDEDTMRDFAAIVSNIVDFELPKNRQLLDEVRQMVPGATEEVVMEPGTLAYTRHLLTVAYEGRAADIMASLTPCAWSYGEIGRERLADAPDHQVYRTWIEFFGGQEYWDTLEEVKDKLERLCEGMSSSDLARIEDIFRTSSRLEQMFWDMAYNERAWPV
- a CDS encoding amidohydrolase family protein — protein: MSRYLIVGNPVVTLADEAFITDGALIVEGKKIVESGPRAELETKGPFDRILGSQDHFVMPGFVASHYHSESALGPGLWEMLFERANIYVHPVFKPMDEEIMYKAILVTLMTAVRGGITTTVDAFYGRPGPKNFGMDNALQAYEDLGMRTGLGITLRDENLYVHEANDDFLARLPEGLAEEVRNSPMGYALPSDDVIAAYEDAAATWDRRDDRLRVLLAPDWTPAVSDDLYRRCRAIATDYDTGIMTHCLETRSEMQYNIRRFGVTAMQRLDDIGLLGPDVSLSHFVWATDRDIEILADSGAVAASNPGSNLRLSTGVCRVRDILDAGGGLAFGTDAISFSERDDMLQEVRLGAYLQRLPRGPEPEHGRLNSEALLRSAATSGARAARAEDRIGSLAVGKDADLLILDRKRVFERPARFYVSPVLDVILDRADGTDIETVLVAGKVVLDNGVITTINEQQIRDEYNEAIARGLFDLEEPWARWAELAFEVEPYLFDFYRPWAEEPMALGYEYNTTTGPAGFGGGRRIGGGAGR